One segment of Drosophila mauritiana strain mau12 chromosome 3R, ASM438214v1, whole genome shotgun sequence DNA contains the following:
- the LOC117142247 gene encoding transcription initiation protein SPT3 homolog, translating to MNYNAKRVMRQNSVCVGSNDMASSPIMIGPAPPSAPSTPQLQTTEDIKPLLVQRQVILLQSGSIPTNPSPQQINLAGQNVAGGASGSNVANVLIPDDAPVSLLTEIADIMRSFGDSDQPRTGSVKLVEQILQQQLRGIFNEASLVAMRRKQNPCPSQADFEFLMRNHPVKIARMRKHLKDMRILKRFLSIRTGRPQDFMDDLEQQEEDEELAIDVHELHDEDRMRRLFRADRISQILTGQQYLEFNEARKTSFYCRHGEKIKNKFRRFLDLPADLRIPTPTMNILAYLAHETIAAIVDYSILTRLNSDNRATEPYSRVTSAGGSPAMMHVCPEVTQGRGMEVVKPISVPEIHEAMRRFRQMSSRKIGRYRNSCDIDFRRSFLAI from the coding sequence atgaacTACAACGCCAAGCGAGTAATGCGCCAGAACTCGGTTTGCGTGGGTTCCAACGACATGGCATCGTCGCCGATAATGATTGGACCTGCCCCGCCCTCGGCGCCCAGCACGCCGCAACTGCAGACCACCGAGGATATCAAGCCACTGCTTGTGCAGCGCCAGGTGATCCTGCTGCAAAGTGGAAGCATACCGACGAATCCCTCGCCCCAGCAGATCAACTTAGCTGGACAGAATGTAGCCGGTGGTGCGAGCGGGAGCAACGTTGCCAACGTTCTCATTCCGGATGATGCACCAGTCTCACTGCTCACAGAGATTGCGGATATAATGCGAAGCTTTGGCGACAGCGATCAGCCCAGGACGGGAAGTGTCAAGCTGGTGGAGCAgatcctgcagcagcagctgcgcgGCATATTCAATGAGGCATCGCTGGTGGCCATGCGGCGAAAACAGAATCCCTGCCCGTCGCAGGCGGACTTTGAGTTTCTGATGCGCAACCATCCGGTAAAGATAGCGCGGATGCGTAAGCACCTCAAGGATATGCGCATACTCAAAAGGTTCCTTAGTATCCGCACGGGAAGGCCGCAGGACTTCATGGACGACttggagcagcaggaggaggacgaggagctgGCCATCGATGTGCACGAACTACACGACGAGGACCGAATGCGAAGATTATTCCGCGCAGATCGGATCTCGCAGATCCTTACGGGCCAGCAGTACCTGGAGTTCAATGAGGCGCGCAAGACGTCATTCTACTGCCGCCATGGGGAGAAGATCAAGAACAAGTTCCGCCGCTTTCTGGACCTGCCCGCGGACCTTCGCATCCCAACGCCGACAATGAACATTCTGGCCTATCTGGCGCATGAGACCATTGCCGCCATTGTCGACTATTCAATCCTGACGCGCCTGAACTCAGACAACCGTGCGACCGAGCCCTACAGCCGAGTGACATCCGCCGGCGGCAGTCCGGCTATGATGCACGTCTGCCCGGAGGTCACCCAGGGTCGCGGCATGGAGGTGGTCAAGCCAATCAGTGTACCGGAGATCCACGAAGCCATGCGCCGTTTTCGGCAAATGAGCAGCCGGAAGATTGGGCGGTATCGCAACTCTTGCGACATCGATTTCCGGCGCAGTTTTCTAGCCATTTAA